The following are encoded together in the Flavobacterium sp. TR2 genome:
- a CDS encoding replication-associated recombination protein A codes for MEAPLAERIRPQKLEDYISQQHLVGPTGSLTQQISKGIIPSLIFWGPPGTGKTTLAQIIAQESKRPFYILSAINSGVKDIRDVIDKAKQSGGLFTAKNPILFIDEIHRFSKSQQDSLLAAVEKGWITLVGATTENPSFEVIPALLSRCQVYILNAFTKADLEALLKRAMKTDAYLLTKKIDLKETEALLRISGGDGRKLLNVFELVINASAGDEITITNDRVLELVQQNTVLYDKTGEQHYDIISAFIKSIRGSDPNGAVYWLARMIEGGEDVKFIARRMLILASEDIGNANPTALIMANNTFQAVTTIGYPESRIILSQCAIYLATSPKSNASYMAIGNAQQLVKQTGDLPVPLHLRNAPTKLMKELGYGDEYKYSHDYANNFAEQEFLPDAITKTVLYNPGNNSRENSTREFLKNRWKDKYGY; via the coding sequence ATGGAAGCACCTTTAGCAGAGCGTATTCGTCCGCAGAAATTAGAAGATTATATCAGCCAGCAGCATTTGGTTGGCCCAACTGGTTCTTTAACACAGCAGATTTCAAAAGGAATAATTCCTTCATTGATTTTCTGGGGTCCTCCTGGCACAGGAAAAACGACATTGGCGCAAATCATTGCTCAAGAATCCAAAAGGCCTTTTTATATTCTAAGTGCCATAAACTCTGGTGTAAAAGACATTCGCGATGTTATTGATAAAGCAAAACAAAGCGGCGGACTTTTTACTGCTAAAAACCCCATTCTGTTTATTGATGAGATTCATCGATTTAGCAAATCACAGCAAGACTCGCTTTTAGCTGCAGTCGAAAAAGGCTGGATAACATTGGTCGGCGCTACAACCGAAAACCCGAGTTTTGAAGTGATTCCTGCATTATTGTCACGTTGCCAGGTTTATATATTAAATGCCTTTACAAAAGCCGATTTAGAAGCTCTTTTAAAGCGCGCAATGAAAACTGACGCTTATTTATTGACCAAAAAAATAGATTTAAAAGAAACAGAAGCCCTTTTACGAATCTCTGGAGGAGATGGAAGAAAGCTTTTAAATGTATTTGAGCTTGTGATTAATGCTTCAGCAGGTGACGAAATTACGATCACGAACGATCGCGTTTTAGAACTTGTACAGCAAAATACGGTGCTTTATGACAAAACTGGCGAACAGCATTACGATATCATTTCTGCTTTTATTAAATCAATTCGCGGCAGTGATCCTAATGGAGCTGTTTACTGGCTGGCCAGAATGATAGAAGGCGGTGAAGATGTAAAATTTATTGCCAGAAGAATGCTAATTCTTGCAAGTGAAGATATTGGCAATGCTAATCCGACGGCACTTATTATGGCCAACAATACTTTTCAGGCTGTTACCACCATCGGATACCCAGAAAGCCGAATCATATTAAGCCAATGCGCTATTTATTTAGCAACTTCTCCAAAAAGCAATGCATCGTATATGGCAATCGGAAACGCACAGCAATTGGTTAAACAGACTGGTGACCTGCCTGTTCCTCTTCATTTGCGAAATGCGCCTACCAAATTAATGAAAGAGCTAGGTTATGGAGATGAATATAAATACTCGCATGATTATGCTAATAATTTTGCAGAACAAGAATTTCTTCCAGATGCAATAACAAAAACGGTTCTTTACAATCCTGGAAACAATTCTAGAGAGAACAGTACCCGCGAATTTTTAAAGAACCGTTGGAAAGATAAATACGGTTATTAA
- a CDS encoding YjjG family noncanonical pyrimidine nucleotidase yields the protein MNTNITDIFFDLDHTLWDFDKNSEMAFDRIFKTKYQEIVTQDFIKEYIPINQECWRLYQNDKITHQELRYNRLKFSFDALNYVISEENILEIANDYIEFLTDNNYLFDGAIEVLEYLKPKYKLHIITNGFAHVQEKKINNASLGGYFSTITNSELAGVKKPNSIIFDYALKLANTSKESSIMIGDDFEADVNGALNAGLDAIFFNEKKMDVSENYKQINHLLELKKYL from the coding sequence ATGAACACCAATATTACCGACATCTTTTTTGACTTAGATCATACGCTTTGGGATTTTGATAAAAATTCAGAAATGGCTTTTGATCGCATTTTCAAAACTAAGTATCAAGAAATCGTTACTCAAGATTTTATTAAAGAATATATTCCGATCAATCAGGAATGCTGGAGATTGTATCAGAATGATAAAATTACACATCAGGAACTGCGCTACAACCGTTTGAAGTTCTCTTTTGATGCTTTAAATTATGTGATTTCAGAGGAGAATATTTTGGAAATCGCTAATGATTATATCGAGTTTCTTACCGATAACAATTATCTTTTTGATGGAGCAATCGAAGTTTTGGAATATTTAAAACCAAAATATAAACTTCACATTATTACCAACGGATTTGCACACGTGCAGGAAAAGAAAATTAATAATGCATCGCTTGGAGGATATTTCAGCACGATTACAAATTCTGAGTTGGCTGGGGTTAAAAAGCCAAATAGTATTATATTTGATTATGCGTTAAAATTGGCCAACACTTCAAAAGAAAGCAGTATTATGATCGGAGACGATTTTGAGGCTGATGTAAATGGAGCTTTAAATGCGGGTCTAGATGCTATCTTCTTTAATGAGAAAAAAATGGACGTTTCAGAAAACTATAAACAAATTAACCATTTATTAGAACTAAAAAAATATTTATAA
- the radC gene encoding RadC family protein, which yields MEGGHFAIKNWSDDDKPREKLMLKGKEALSDAELLAILIGSGSRNESAVALSQRILASVGGLNSLAKLSIAQLMKFKGIGEAKAVTIVAALELCARRRSEKAVEMTKITSSKKAFELMHPIIGDLPHEEFWVLFLNNSNKVISKSQLSKGGIAGTTVDVRLIFKLAFEKSATALILCHNHPSGNLKPSDADRQITRKIREAGNKLDVKVLDHIIITESKYYSFVDEGIF from the coding sequence ATGGAAGGAGGGCATTTCGCTATAAAAAATTGGTCTGATGATGACAAACCTCGCGAAAAATTAATGCTTAAAGGAAAAGAGGCTTTGAGTGATGCCGAATTGTTGGCTATCTTAATTGGTTCGGGAAGCCGTAATGAATCTGCTGTTGCATTGAGCCAGCGCATACTAGCTAGTGTAGGAGGATTAAATTCTTTAGCAAAATTATCTATTGCACAATTAATGAAGTTTAAAGGAATAGGAGAGGCAAAGGCTGTTACAATTGTCGCTGCTTTAGAATTGTGCGCAAGACGGAGATCGGAAAAAGCGGTGGAAATGACTAAAATAACGTCTAGTAAAAAGGCTTTTGAACTGATGCATCCAATAATAGGAGATTTGCCTCATGAAGAATTTTGGGTGCTTTTTCTTAATAATTCAAATAAGGTTATTTCTAAATCCCAATTGAGCAAAGGAGGAATTGCAGGTACAACTGTTGATGTTAGATTGATTTTTAAATTAGCTTTCGAAAAATCTGCTACAGCCTTGATTTTGTGTCATAACCATCCCTCCGGAAATTTGAAACCTAGTGATGCCGATAGGCAAATTACGAGAAAGATTCGGGAGGCAGGAAATAAGTTAGATGTTAAAGTTTTAGATCATATTATTATTACTGAATCAAAATATTATAGTTTTGTAGATGAAGGAATTTTTTAA